The proteins below come from a single Tachypleus tridentatus isolate NWPU-2018 chromosome 13, ASM421037v1, whole genome shotgun sequence genomic window:
- the LOC143239885 gene encoding uncharacterized protein LOC143239885, whose protein sequence is MISAESCTIKQQDSGQCPVVVTGASSSSPSSPYVFDNDENQRHHKICSRHLHSINRSTLGKDDTRASRQSRIQNVSVRYENVPHRHMKHHHDSRRLHRVASAKDSHKTREKLPVRRTFSARGKEAGALHQHHHHQHRRRSSHRNSQRNRRLSEINYENRDRFPSRFVHYVEESSSCSGSPETVTETKYTELDLDGVFSSPPKEIQRRRIVCAVVLTALAILISSVLLVTITLLLTPSRSVMDKDLRKENEDIFRIVPSTMSPYGNIVSTSVNQTSNVTGPPG, encoded by the exons ATGATATCGGCGGAGAGCTGTACTATTAAACAACAAGACAGTGGACAGTGTCCTGTTGTTGTCACTGGAGCGTCTTCCTCCTCCCCCAGTTCTCCATATGTCTTTGACAACGATGAGAACCAGCGACACCACAAAATATGTAGTCGCCACTTGCACAGCATCAATCGAAGTACTCTTGGGAAAGACGACACTAGAGCTTCTCGACAGAGCAGGATCCAGAATGTCTCAGTCAGATATGAAAACGTTCCTCACCGGCACATGAAACATCATCACGATAGTCGTCGTCTTCATCGGGTAGCCTCAGCAAAGGACAGTCACAAGACGAGAGAGAAGCTTCCTGTGCGTCGCACATTCAGCGCCCGTGGCAAAGAGGCTGGCGCGCTCCATCAGCATCATCACCACCAACATCGACGACGGTCGTCTCATCGGAACAGTCAGCGGAACCGTCGTCTCTCCGAAATAAATTATGAGAATCGCGACCGGTTTCCGTCCCGATTTGTTCACTACGTAGAGGAATCGTCCAGCTGCAGCGGGAGTCCGGAAACggtaactgaaacaaaatacactgAGTTGGACTTAGACGGCGTTTTTAGCAGTCCTCCAAAGGAAATTCAACGACGTCGAATTGTGTGCGCTGTAGTGCTAACCGCTTTAGCCATCTTGATCTCCAGTGTCTTGTTAGTAACCATCACACTACTGTTGACCCCATCCCGCAGTGTCATGGACAAAGATC TTCGTAAAGAAAATGAAGACATATTCCGAATTGTACCTTCCACTATGTCACCGTATGGTAATATAGTCAGTACCAGTGTCAACCAAACATCCAACGTCACTGGACCACCCGGATAA